GACCATCATCTCTGCTTTTGTGGGAAGGAGTTTCGTTTTGATTGTCATCGCCATCATTTTGGTGGCTGAATTCATCAAAATCATATTCTGAAAACAATTCCTCTTTCAACAATACCACAGTTCTCCCCAAAGCATTTATCTTTGAAGTATTACTTTTGCAAGAAATCAAACGGAAAAATGGATTTGGAATTTAACAAGAATGAAGATGCTATGAAGCTGCTGGTATCTCAAGTGAATCGCAAATTGGAAAAGATTCATTTGGGTGGCGGAAAGAAAAATATTGAAAAACAGCACAGCAAAGGAAAATTGACCGCTCGTGAGCGCGTAGAATACCTAAAGGACAAGGACAGTGATTTCTTGGAAATTGGCGCATTTTGCGGTGATGGCATGTATGAGGAATACGGTGGCTGTCCGGGCGGTGGCGTGGTTACGGGAATCGGAAGAGTGTCAGGCAGGCAATGTGTAATTGTGGCCAATGATGCTACAGTTAAGGCTGGTGCTTGGTTCCCCATTACAGGAAAGAAAAACTTGCGCGCACAGGAAATTGCCATGGAAAATAAATTGCCCATCATTTATTTGGTGGACAGTGCCGGGGCTTTTTTGCCCATGCAGGATGAGATATTTCCCGATAAGGAACATTTCGGAAGGATGTTTCGCAACAATGCTGTGATGTCATCCGAGGGTATTGTGCAGATTTCTGCTATTATGGGCAGTTGTGTGGCAGGTGGGGCTTATCTCCCTATTATGTCGGATGAAGCCATGATCGTGGAAAAAACAGGATCCATCTTTTTGGCAGGACCTTATTTGGTGAAAGCGGCCATAGGAGAGGAGGTCGATTCAGAAACTTTGGGTGGAGCAGAAACCCAATGCGAAATTTCGGGTGTTACGGATTATAAATTCAAGGATGATCAAAGTTGCTTGGATGCCATTAGGGACATCATGGACAAGATAGGGCACAACGAAAAAGCGGGGTTTGACAGGGTAAAGCCTAAAAAGCCAGCCAAAGAGCCAAAGGAATTGTATGGTATTTTTCCAGAAGCCAACGCCAAACCTTATGATGTAAAAGAAATTATTGATCGCTTATTGGACGGTTCTGAATTTACCGAATACAAAGCAGGCTATGGGAAAACCATAGTTTGTGGTGTGGGTAGAATTGATGGTTGGTCGGTAGGCATTGTGGCCAATCAAAGATTGCTCTGCAAAACCAAGAAAGGTGAAATGCAGTTTGGCGGTGTTATTTACAGCGATTCGGCTGATAAGGCTGCGCGTTTTATTATGAATTGCAATCAAAAGAAAATACCGCTGGTTTTCTTGCAGGATGTTACCGGGTTTATGGTAGGCTCCCGTTCCGAACACGGTGGAATCATTAAGGATGGTGCAAAATTGGTGAGTGCAGTATCCAATTCGGTAGTTCCCAAATTTACCATTATCACAGGCAATTCCTATGGAGCTGGAAACTATGCCATGTGTGGTAAAGCCTATGATCCGAGATTGATTATGGCCTGGCCTACGGCTAAAATAGCAGTGATGGGTGGAGATCAGGCGGCAAAAACGATTTTGCAAATAGAGGTTTCTTCTGCCAAAAAAGTGAGGGGAGAGAAAATCAGTCAGGAAGATCAGGACAAAATTTTCAAAAAAATTAAGGATCGCTACGAAGAAACGACAACTTCCTTTTATGCAGCATCTCGTTTGTGGGTAGATGCGATTATCGACCCCAAGGAAACACGCAAAGTGATTTCTGCAGGAATAGAGGCCGCCAATCATGCGCCAATCACAAAGCGTTTTAATCCGGGCGTTATACAAACTTAATAGTGCACAAATGCGTTCTGTGATTTGAATTTTGACTAAAACTATATTTATGCTTTTAAAAAAAATCCTTTTAATTCATTCTGTATTGTTGTTTTTTGCCTTTTCAGTAATAGCGGGAAATCCATCTAAACCAAATCCCAATAAGGAAAAAGTACAGTGGATGAGCTTTGAAGAAGCAGTGGAGAAAAGCGCAAACGGTGAAAAGAGAAAGATTTTTATAGATGTTTACACTGATTGGTGTGGTTGGTGCAAAAAAATGGATGCTACTACATTCAGCCATCCTGAAATTGCCGCTTATTTGAATGAAAACTACTATCCCGTAAAATTGGATGGTGAGCGAAAAGATACTGTAGTTGTGAATGAAAAAACCTATGTTTTTGTAGCTGAGGGAAGACGTGGATATCACGAGTTGGCTGCTGCACTAATGAATGGCAGGATGAGTTATCCGACCATTGTTCTGCTCGATGAGCAATTCAATATGATTCAGCCCATACCTGGCTACAGACAAGCTCCTGAATTGGATGAGATTCTTAAATATTATGGAAAGGATCTGCACAAGCAAAATGTTTCTTTTGAGGATTTCAAGGCCAATTACGATTCTCCTTTTGAATAGTTTTTCTAGAGTTTAACCCTAAATTTTTATTCACTAAAAACGATTTTTCTATCATATTTGCAAGTTTAGAAAAATATTGTAAATTACGTCACGTAAATTGCGTGACGTAATTTACGTCATGCATAGTCGTTTTTTTATGAAAAAGTTGAAAAATCCATTTTTACTTACTGGTTATTTTGGGAAAGAGTACTTCTGTAATCGAGAGCAGGAGCTTGATACATTATTGGAGCACTTTAACAATGATAGAAATATTGTACTGTATTCATGGCGTAGAATGGGCAAAACAGCACTCATTAAATGTTTTGTTGCTGAACTGGAACAGAAAAATATAGCTGAAACAGTATATGTAGATTTGCTGGGAACAAGGAGTATGAATGCAGCAATCAAGCAGATTACTGAAGCTGTTTATGAAAAGTTTGGAAAAACAAAGTCAGGCTTTTCTGCTGCATTCCAGCACTTATTAAAATCAATTGGAGCCAATCTTAGTTTTAATCCACAATCTGGTATGCCTGAATTCAGTCTTTCACTAAAACAAAGTGAAAAAGCCAACAGATCTTTAAATGCATTAGGTGATTTTTTACAAAAAAGAAAAAAGCAAATTATAGTAGTGCTGGATGAATTTCAACAGATTGGCCGTTATTCTAAAGAAAATGGGGAAGCTTTTTTTCGCACATGGATGCAGGAATATCCGGGCATCAGATTTATCTATAGCGGTAGTCATAGGCAAATGATGATCTCTATGTTTGCTGACAAAAATCGCCCTTTTTACAGAAGTGCGCAGTTAATGCAACTCAACCCTATTTCATTTTCAAGCTATAAACCTTTTATCACTCAGCACTTTGAAAGAAATGGAAAGCAAATTGATGCCGATGTGATAGATGCTATTTATGAATGGAGCAGAGAGCAAACCTACTGCATACAGCTACTTTGCAACAAGCTTTTTGCAAAACATGACAAAATTAAAGTAGAACATTTACAACCCATTTGTACAGAAGTGATCAATCAGGAAAGTCCTATACTTTCTAATTATAGCAATCTTTTGACAGATATGCAGTGGAAAGTACTCCTAGCTGTTGCTAAAGAAGAGCCTTTAAAAAATCCTCAGTCCAAAAATTTTATTGAACAATACCATTTAGGAGCCAGCAGCTCAGTGAGTACAGCATTGAAGAAGCTTATTGAAAAAGAATTGGTTATTCAGGAAGAATCATCTTATTATATTCACGATGTTTTAATGACAAGGTGGTTACAAAACTTTTAAAAACTAAATTACAACATGCCCCTGCATCCTGAAGATTCGCAAAATATCAGTTTAAACAAATACATTAGCAGTAGCGGCTATTGCTCGCGCAGGGCTGCTGATAAAATCATTAAAGCAGGAAGAGTCACCATCAATGGTAAAACAGCACAGTCCGGCAATCGGGTGGGTATTGATGATAAAGTCCTGGTGGATGGAAATCCAATTGTACATAAGGAGCCCTATATTTATCTTGCATTTAACAAACCTGTAGGCATTACCTGTACTGCTGAAAAAAGTGTAAAAGACAATATTATAGATTTTATCAATTATCCCAGGCGCATTTTCCATGTTGGCCGTTTAGACAAGGATTCCGAGGGTTTGATCTTGTTGACCAATGATGGTGAAATTGTAAATAAAGTCTTGCGGGCAGGTAACAAACACGAAAAAGAATACATCGTGCGTGTGAACAAAAAGATCACCGATGATTTTATTAAAGCTATGCGCAGCGGTATTCCTGTACTTGATACAATTACCAACAAATGTTTTGTGAAAAAAGAAAGCAATCATGAGTTTCGCATTATTCTCACTCAGGGATTAAACAGGCAGATCAGGCGTATGTGCGAATATCTAGGCTACAAAGTAAAGGCACTGCAGCGTATTCGCATTATGCATATTAAACTGGATACATTACCTGTCGGGAAATGGCGACATTTGAACAAGGCTGAAGTTACAAAGCTGAAAAACAGTACGGAACATTCGAAAAAAACTACTTTGCAAAAACAGAAATAGTTTTTCTAATCCAACAATTCAGCAAGCTTGTTTTCCAGGGCATCGCCTCTCAGGTTTTTAGCAACAATATTAAATTCACCATCTACTAAAAATGTTGCCGGTATAGAGCGCACATTGTAGTTCTGTGCAACAGGACATTGCCAGCCTTTGAGTTCACTTCCGTGATATTTCCAGGTCAAATTATCTTGGCCAATGGCGCTCACCCATTTCTGCATATTCTTATCTAATGATATGCTGTATATCTCAAAACCTTTGTCTTTGTACTCTTTATAGGTTTTTACAAGATTTGGATTTTCAATTCGGCAAGGTCTGCACCAGGATGCCCAGAAGTCGATCAGAATATATTTGGCATCCATATCATAAAGTGAATACTCCGTTCCTTTATGGCTTTTTAATTTGAAATCAGGTGCTTTGGAGCCAATAGCCAACCTCTTGGCTTCTTTTAATTTGGCTTTAAAATCTGCCAAAAAGGGAGAATTGGGCACCTGGTCTTCTACGCGTTCTACCACTTTTTTCAGTAGTGCTGTATTTTCTCTCACATCCAAAAGGCTGGCTCCAAATAAAGCCAGGTGTGGAGATTGCACTGTATCTACAAAATTAGTAGTGAGCTTTTGCAAGTAACCGGCTTTTTGCTGGTATTGCATTTGTATTTGCATCAATTGATTTTGATCACCGCCCTGTGCTCTCAATTGCTGAAATTGCTGAGTGAGTTGCTGAAGGCTTTTTTGTGTTGTGCCCAGCTCTTTTATAAAGGCGGAAAGTTGTTCAGAGGGTTGCGAACCGCTTACGGTATAATCAAAAACATCTTCAAAATTTCCGTTTACCGTGACAGCTCCACCTTCCAGAACCAGTGCCCAGGTTTTATTTTGATTAAATCGCAGCATATACAGGCCGTCTTCCGGAAGCGTGCCTTTCATTTTAAATTCTCCTTCTTTGTTTAGAATGGCAGTGTCAATAGGTACATTGCCCTGTAGCGACATCTGATCCAAAAACAAAGTTTGCCCTTCTGCACCTTCAATTTTTCCGTCAACAATATAGTCCAGCCCTTCGAGCTTTTCTTTTTCATTGGTACAAGCTGAAAGGAAAAACAGTGCAGCAAATAATAATCCTAAGTATTTCATTTGAGTTGAGTTTTATTTAATTTGTCAAGTAAGCAATATCCTTTCTTTTAAAAAAATTAATCGCTACCCGAGCTTTTATTTTTAAATTAATTTAACTTTTCTTCCAGCAGTTTACTGGCCAGTTGTGGATCCGCTTTGCCCTTTGATTTTTTCATTACCTGCCCCATAAACATGCCCAATAAACCTTTTTTACCATTTTTGTATTCCTCTACTTTTTCCGGGAATGCTGCAATTACTTCATCTACCAGGCCATCTATTACGGATTCATCGCTTTGTTGAAATAGGTTGAGTTTCTCAGCTAAGTCGGCTGCTTTGCTATTGGGCTGTTCAACCATAGCAGGGAAAAGATTTTGCGTTGCCGCAGAATTGCTGATTTTCCCCGAATCTATCAAATTGATGATCTCGGCAATTTGCTGTGGTTTCAGGACGAATTCTGTCAGCTCAATGGCCTGTTCATTCAGATAGGATTTTACAGCACCCATCACCCAGTTGGCAGCTGCTTTGTAGTTTTTGGTAAATGTGATCAGTTCATTGAAATACAATGCAATTTCTTTTTCATCGGTGAGTATCTGCGCATCGTAATCTGATAGCTCAAATTCCTTTCTGAAACGCTGATAGAGCTCTTCAGGCAATGGCGGCATTAGCTGTTTTATCTTTTCGATATAATCTGCCTTGATACGCACAGGAGGCAAATCTGGCTCGGGAAAATAGCGATAATCATGTGCCAGTTCTTTGCTTCTCATGGTAAAGGTAGTGCCCTTGACGGCATCAAAACTGCGGGTGTCCTGGTCTATTACTTCACCGGCTTCTATTGCTTCTATTTGTCTTTTTATTTCATAATCAATGGCGCGCTTTACGTTTCGTATGGAGTTCATGTTTTTCACCTCTACCTTTTCGCCAAATTTTTCTACGCCTTTTATGCGTACTGAAATATTGGCATCGCAACGCAGGCTGCCTTCTTCCATATTGCCATCGCAAATTTCGAGATAACGCACCAGTTTTCTGACTTGGGTTAAATAAGCGTAAGCTTCATCTGCACTGCGCAAAACGGGTTCTGTAACAATTTCCAGGAGAGGAACTCCGGCACGGTTCAGATCAATCAAAGTATAATAAGGATCCTGATCGTGCATACTTTTACCGGCATCTTCTTCCATGTGTATGCGGGTGAGTTCTATGTTTTTGTCCTTGCCTTCAACATCTATTCTTACATATCCACCGGTGCAAATGGGGGTGTCGAATTGAGAAATTTGATAGCCTTTGGGCAAATCTGCATAAAAGTAATTTTTACGCGCAAAACGATTGACTTCTGTGATATTGGAATGACAGGCCAGTCCCAGCATCACGGCAAATTCTACCTGCCTTTTATTGAGCATGGGCAATGTACCGGGATGTCCCAATGTGATGGGGCTTATCTGGGTATTGGGCGGAGCTCCATAAGCGGCAGAGTCTCTTGAAAAAGCTTTGCTCTTGGTGGCCAATTGGGCGTGTACTTCCAGACCGATTACCGCTTCGTATTTATCGTAAATGTTCATCTATAAAATTTAAACTCTAAACTCTAATTTCTAAACTCTAAACAAATCCAAAATTTAAATTTCCAATGTTTGAAACATTAGTATTTTGAGATTTGATATTATTTAGGATTTAGGATTTAGAAATTAGGATTTATTATTTACTTCATTAAAAATATCTTTTGCCAATTCAATGGCATTGTCTAATCCCTTTGGATCTTTTCCTCCGGCTGTGGCATAAAAATCCTGGCCACCGCCACCACCTTTTATTGCTTTGGCAATATCCCTTATGATCTGCCCGGCATTCAATCCTTTTTCTTTTACAAGATCATCACTCAGCATAATACTCAATAGTGCTTTTTTGTCAATTTCAGCACCAAGTACCAAAAATAAGGAAGCCGTTTCTTTTTTCAATTGAAAAGCCAATTGCTTCATTGCATCGGCAGAGGGGAGATCAACTTTTGCCGCGATAAAGTTAATGCCGTTTTCTGATTTGATCTGCGACAAGAGTTGTTTTTTTACATCCTGTGTTTTGGCTTTTGCAAAATCGTCCACCTGTTTTTGTAGTTTCTGATTTTCAGCCATCAATTGATCTACACCCTTTAGCAGGTCTTTGTTTTTGATTTTTTCAGAAAGCCCTTCAAGTACTTTTAGTTTTTTATCGACATAATTTCTGGCTTTTTCCCCGGTAAGCGCCTCAATTCTTCTTACGCCCGAAGCCACTCCTGATTCGGAAACAATCTTAA
This portion of the Chitinophagales bacterium genome encodes:
- the gatB gene encoding Asp-tRNA(Asn)/Glu-tRNA(Gln) amidotransferase subunit GatB is translated as MNIYDKYEAVIGLEVHAQLATKSKAFSRDSAAYGAPPNTQISPITLGHPGTLPMLNKRQVEFAVMLGLACHSNITEVNRFARKNYFYADLPKGYQISQFDTPICTGGYVRIDVEGKDKNIELTRIHMEEDAGKSMHDQDPYYTLIDLNRAGVPLLEIVTEPVLRSADEAYAYLTQVRKLVRYLEICDGNMEEGSLRCDANISVRIKGVEKFGEKVEVKNMNSIRNVKRAIDYEIKRQIEAIEAGEVIDQDTRSFDAVKGTTFTMRSKELAHDYRYFPEPDLPPVRIKADYIEKIKQLMPPLPEELYQRFRKEFELSDYDAQILTDEKEIALYFNELITFTKNYKAAANWVMGAVKSYLNEQAIELTEFVLKPQQIAEIINLIDSGKISNSAATQNLFPAMVEQPNSKAADLAEKLNLFQQSDESVIDGLVDEVIAAFPEKVEEYKNGKKGLLGMFMGQVMKKSKGKADPQLASKLLEEKLN
- a CDS encoding acyl-CoA carboxylase subunit beta, whose product is MDLEFNKNEDAMKLLVSQVNRKLEKIHLGGGKKNIEKQHSKGKLTARERVEYLKDKDSDFLEIGAFCGDGMYEEYGGCPGGGVVTGIGRVSGRQCVIVANDATVKAGAWFPITGKKNLRAQEIAMENKLPIIYLVDSAGAFLPMQDEIFPDKEHFGRMFRNNAVMSSEGIVQISAIMGSCVAGGAYLPIMSDEAMIVEKTGSIFLAGPYLVKAAIGEEVDSETLGGAETQCEISGVTDYKFKDDQSCLDAIRDIMDKIGHNEKAGFDRVKPKKPAKEPKELYGIFPEANAKPYDVKEIIDRLLDGSEFTEYKAGYGKTIVCGVGRIDGWSVGIVANQRLLCKTKKGEMQFGGVIYSDSADKAARFIMNCNQKKIPLVFLQDVTGFMVGSRSEHGGIIKDGAKLVSAVSNSVVPKFTIITGNSYGAGNYAMCGKAYDPRLIMAWPTAKIAVMGGDQAAKTILQIEVSSAKKVRGEKISQEDQDKIFKKIKDRYEETTTSFYAASRLWVDAIIDPKETRKVISAGIEAANHAPITKRFNPGVIQT
- a CDS encoding TlpA disulfide reductase family protein translates to MKYLGLLFAALFFLSACTNEKEKLEGLDYIVDGKIEGAEGQTLFLDQMSLQGNVPIDTAILNKEGEFKMKGTLPEDGLYMLRFNQNKTWALVLEGGAVTVNGNFEDVFDYTVSGSQPSEQLSAFIKELGTTQKSLQQLTQQFQQLRAQGGDQNQLMQIQMQYQQKAGYLQKLTTNFVDTVQSPHLALFGASLLDVRENTALLKKVVERVEDQVPNSPFLADFKAKLKEAKRLAIGSKAPDFKLKSHKGTEYSLYDMDAKYILIDFWASWCRPCRIENPNLVKTYKEYKDKGFEIYSISLDKNMQKWVSAIGQDNLTWKYHGSELKGWQCPVAQNYNVRSIPATFLVDGEFNIVAKNLRGDALENKLAELLD
- a CDS encoding DUF255 domain-containing protein yields the protein MLLKKILLIHSVLLFFAFSVIAGNPSKPNPNKEKVQWMSFEEAVEKSANGEKRKIFIDVYTDWCGWCKKMDATTFSHPEIAAYLNENYYPVKLDGERKDTVVVNEKTYVFVAEGRRGYHELAAALMNGRMSYPTIVLLDEQFNMIQPIPGYRQAPELDEILKYYGKDLHKQNVSFEDFKANYDSPFE
- a CDS encoding ATP-binding protein gives rise to the protein MKKLKNPFLLTGYFGKEYFCNREQELDTLLEHFNNDRNIVLYSWRRMGKTALIKCFVAELEQKNIAETVYVDLLGTRSMNAAIKQITEAVYEKFGKTKSGFSAAFQHLLKSIGANLSFNPQSGMPEFSLSLKQSEKANRSLNALGDFLQKRKKQIIVVLDEFQQIGRYSKENGEAFFRTWMQEYPGIRFIYSGSHRQMMISMFADKNRPFYRSAQLMQLNPISFSSYKPFITQHFERNGKQIDADVIDAIYEWSREQTYCIQLLCNKLFAKHDKIKVEHLQPICTEVINQESPILSNYSNLLTDMQWKVLLAVAKEEPLKNPQSKNFIEQYHLGASSSVSTALKKLIEKELVIQEESSYYIHDVLMTRWLQNF
- the rluF gene encoding 23S rRNA pseudouridine(2604) synthase RluF; its protein translation is MPLHPEDSQNISLNKYISSSGYCSRRAADKIIKAGRVTINGKTAQSGNRVGIDDKVLVDGNPIVHKEPYIYLAFNKPVGITCTAEKSVKDNIIDFINYPRRIFHVGRLDKDSEGLILLTNDGEIVNKVLRAGNKHEKEYIVRVNKKITDDFIKAMRSGIPVLDTITNKCFVKKESNHEFRIILTQGLNRQIRRMCEYLGYKVKALQRIRIMHIKLDTLPVGKWRHLNKAEVTKLKNSTEHSKKTTLQKQK